The nucleotide sequence CACCACTTATATTGGAAAACCGGGTTGGTGAAGATGAGTTTAGAGAAAACTATGAAGAGATAGTTTCTTCTATAAGGCCTCAACTAAAAGGATTAGTTATAATGAGTCCCTATATTATTGAACCCAATAAATCAGATGTAATGAGAGCACATATTGACCGCTATGGTCAAATAGCTAAGGAAGTTGCAGACAAGAACGGCGCGATTTTTGTAGATACCCAGAAGGGCTTTGATGACTTTTGCAAGGTCTACTATTCTGCAGCTTTAAGCTTGGATAGAATCCATCCAAATACAACAGGTCATATGATAATTGCAAAAGCTTTTTTAAGTGCGGTAGAATTTAACTGGAATAAATAGCAAGGGTTCTTGCATGAAGGAGATGAGAGAGAACTATGGGAATTAGTTATAGTGAAAAGTCAAGGTCATTTAAGCTTGATGCAAAAGACACTAGTTACATTATCGCAGTAGTGGATGAAGAGAACTTTTTGGGACACGTCTATTTCGGGGAAAGGATTCCTGATGAAGATGTAAATTACTTGATGAGGTTGGAAGAGCCACCTTTTGTGCCATCCAAGAATAACAGGGACAGAATGTCTTTCTTAGACAGCTTTCCGACAGAGTACCCTACCTTTGGCTTAGGAGATTTTAGAGAATCCTGTCTTAAGGTAAACACAAAGTCAGGGATGACGGCTATAGGAATTAATTATGTCTCCCACAAGATTTATAAGGGAAAGCCAAAGTTGCAAGGTTTGCCCGCAACTTTTGGCAGCGAAGAGGAGTGTACAACTTTAGAGATAACTTGCGTGGACAAACACTTGAAGCTGGAAGTTGTACTTATTTACACAGTATTTGAAAACTTGGATGCTATTACAAGAAGCGTCAGAATAAAGAATAACTCTGATGAAGATATACAGCTCACAAGAGTTTTATCAGCCTGTGTAGATTTTGACAGGATGGATATGGATGTTCTTACCCTTCACGGATCTTGGGCTAGAGAACGCCACCTTAACCGCAGGAGTGTGACATATGGTAAGCAGGCTATAGGCTCTACAAGGGGAGAATCCAGCCATCAGATGAACCCCTTCCTGGCAGTAATGGACAAAACTTCTACTGAGGATGACGGCGAGGTATACGGCTTTAACTTTGTGTATTCGGGAAATTTCCTGGCCCAGGCAGAAGGATGCCAATTTGACACAACCCGTGTGGTAATGGGAATAAATCCGGAGGACTTTGCCTGGAGGCTTCAGCCCGGGGAGGAATTTACAGCCCCGGAGGTTGTCATGGTATATTCCAATGAAGGTATAGGCAAGATGTCAAGGACCTTCCACGACTTGTACAGAAATCACCTTATCCGGGGAGAATACAAGGATAAAAAGAGACCTATACTTATCAACAATTGGGAGGCAACCTACTTTGATTTCAACACCGAAAAGCTCCTAGACATTGCCAGAGAGGCCTCTAAGCTGGGTATAGAAATGCTGGTTATGGACGACGGCTGGTTTGGCAACAGAAACAGTGACAACTGTGCTTTAGGAGACTGGGTAGTTAACGAGGAAAAGATTAAGGGTGGACTAAAATACCTTGTGGATGAAGTAAATAAGCTGGGTATGAAATTTGGAATCTGGTTTGAGCCAGAAATGATCTCGCCTGGCTCAGATTTATATAGGGCACATCCTGATTGGTGTATACATATTGAAGGAAGAGTAGGAACACTATGCCGCAATCAATATGTACTTGACCTGTCCAGGAAAGAAGTTAGAGATTATATATATGAAAGCCTTAGAGAAATACTCCTCAGCGCAAACATTGAGTATGTAAAGTGGGATATGAACCGTCAGTTGAGTGATGTGGGAAACAATATTTTACCAGCAGGGTGCCAGAGGGAGATTTGGCATAGATATGTTTTGGGTGTATACGAGTTAATGGATAGACTAACTTCTGAGTTTCCACATATATTATTAGAAAACTGTTCCGGCGGAGGAGCTAGATTTGACCCTGGTATGTTATATTATAGTCCTCAAATTTGGGCTTCTGATGACACAGATGCCATTGAGAGATTGAAGATTCAACATGGCACTTCCATGGTGTATCCGGTATCAGCTATTGGATCACATGTAAGTGATTGTCCAAATCATACTGTAGGAAGAGTGACGCCTTTTGAAACTAGGGGCCTAGTTGCCCTTTCAGGAACCTTTGGCTATGAACTGGATGTTACAAGAATTTCGCAAGAGGACAGAGATGTGATACCAAAACAAATTGAAATGTATCATAAATACAATGATTTAATTCGTAAAGGAGACCTATACCGCATAGGGAATATTTTTGAAAAACCTCAATTTGACTGCGTTGAGTATGTTGCCAAAGATAAAAGCGAAGTTCTTGTAGTATATATTCAAGTTTTAAGTAGACCTAATTATCACAGTAGAAGAATTCGGTTAAAGGGCCTTCAGAAAGATGCTTATTATAGGAATGAAGAAACAAATGAAGTGTATTCTGGGGCTGCTTTAATGAATGCAGGTATTCTGATAAAGGGACTATGGGGAGATTTTACAGGTAAATTATATCACTATATACGTGTATAGAAGTGAAGTGGCATGCCACCTCACTTCTTTTTTTAAAACTAACATCTAACATAAATTACCTTAACGATAACTTAGTGCTACTTAAGTTGTATTGATAAAAATTTGTCCAGATATTCTGTTTTTATACTATTTTATACACTATACAATAAAAAAAGTGACTAACCATTTTGTTATTACAGTAGATTATATGAGGATATTTATAGGAATGTTCTATACATTTTTGTTTACAACACTTAAAGGTTATATATTTATTTAGGTTAAATATATAATATTTAAGTAATATTTTACGTTAATCTATATACTTTATTTAAGTTAAATGTTATAATCTATTTGAAAACGTTTTTTAAATTATCCATGTATAGTGAGATAGTGGAGGTGATGGTAATATAAGCTTAATCATTTCTGTAGATTTCGTAAATCTGTAGACTTAAAACAACATTTTGGAAAGGAGTGCATTGTATGAAACAAAGAAAAAGCAAAAGCCTAATTTCTATGGTTGTAGCTTTTGCAATGTCCCTAACTACTGTGCCGGCATCAATAGTACAAGCTAGTTCTCAGGATACAGATGCAACTGTCATTTACAGCAACGATTTTGAGGACTCTTCAAAACTACCATCAGGGTTTAATGCTGCTGAGAATGTAAACGGTAGCAAAGCCTTGGATGTAGACGTTGCTGCTGATCCAAGTTCTCAATGGGATGAGTTGGCAGAAATTAAGTTAGTCCTAAGCCCTAAGTATTCTCAAGCCATAAATCTTGGCGCTAAGTTAAAGATGGACTTGCTTTTGCCTGAGGAAGCTACTTTTGATGGAGGCTTCAAGGTGGCTGGCGTTCTTCAAACTGCTGGTTGGGATTGGAATCAAAATGATGTTGGGCCTATTGCAGTATCGGATTTTACAAAAGTTGAAGGTTATAATTTAGCAACTGTTGAAGTGCCTTTCAAAACAATTAATAACAATACAGAACTAAATCAAATTACAATAAAGATAGTAGGCTATGAGTGCAATTACAAAGGAAAAGTTTATTTGGATAATGTTAGTTTAATAGATGGGACATCAGATCCATCTACAGGCGGCGAAGAAGTTATTTTTATAAATGATTTCGAAGATGCATCAAACTTGCCCTTTAATAAGGACGAAAATGATCTTGTAGATGTTGTAACAGGTAAGGCAGTACGCTATGCTGTTGAATTTAGTCCGGATAACGGATGGGATCAAACAAGCTGGGATAAAGAAAATATAGAGATGCCCGCTGATGTTGCAGGACCAGTAGAATCGGACACAGTGCTAAAAGCAGATCTAATATTACCTAAAACTGCTAGTTTTAGTGGTACAATAACCGTTAAAGGTGTTGTAAAAGTAGGTGACAAATGGTCTTGGACAGAAGTCGGCAGTTTAGTACAGGTAAAACTTGATGATTTTACTGAATCAGGTGACTATTTGGTTAAAACCTTTGAATTTATTTTTAGCAATCAAATTTCAAATATAAAGTCTATTGTGTTCCAAGTTGTAGGGAATAACAGTGATTACAAGGGAGACATTTATTTAGATAATGTAAAGCTTACAATGGTTATCGGTGCTACAGATAAGTATGTAACTAAGATAGAAGTACCTGTTGCCCAAACAAAGCTTGATCCAAGTAAATTAAATATTCCTGACAGTGTAAAGTTGGTAGATGAAAAGGCTATAGATGAGATTGCTTCATTATATGCTTATTTGCTTGGTGTTGGTGCTTCAGACTATGTAATATATGGACATCAGAATGATACTCATCATAAGGCTGTACTTAAAGACGGCGGCAGTAATTCCGATACAAAAGATGTTACAGGCTCCATTGCAGGAATTGTAGCTATAGACACTCTATCCCTTACAGGTGCTGAATTACATCTAGAGGATGGCGATGATAGAGATTTCGTTACAGCTGCAGCAGACCTTTTGGCAGCAGCGGCCGAGGAAGGGGCAATAATAAGCCTATCAGCTCATATGCCTAACTTTGAAATTGTTAAGAATAAAGGTAAGCAAGCTGATGGTACATGGGACTTCTCAGGCTATACTCCTGGAGTAACTAACGGCAACATAGTTACTCGAATAATGCCTGAGGGAGATTTAAACGAAGTATTTTTAGCTTATCTTGATTTGATTGCTGACCTTGGTAATCAACTGGAGGAGAAGGGGATTCCTGTGCTCTTCAGACCTTTCCATGAAAACAGTGGAAGCTGGTTCTGGTGGGGAGCTGCTCACTGTGATCAAGCAGCATTTAAGAACTTATGGAGATATACTGTAGAATACTTACGTGATGTTAAAGATGTTCATAACTTCCTTTATGTATATTCGCCAAATGGGCCAATACCAACTGAAGAGTACTATTTAGAACGCTATCCAGGTGATGACTATGTTGATGTAATGGCTTTTGACTACTATAATAACGATCCTGATGTTAATGATTCCTTTATAGAAAACCTAAAAGATATCATTACTGTAGTAGAGGGTTTAGCTAAGAAGCATAATAAGCTTACAGCGGTATCCGAGACAGGAATGATTCCTTTTAAAGTAACAGATAATAAAGTACCTGATTGGTTTAGCAAAGTGCTAGAAGTATGTTCTACTACAAATATGGCTTACTACCTAACTTGGGCAAACTTTGATGAATCTAACATGTTTCAACCTTACATGGTGGACGAAACAAGAGGGCATGAAATGGTTGACGAGTTCGTCAAGTTCTACAATGATGAAAGATCAGTATTTGCCGATGGTATAGGTGATTATAGCAGCATAAGAGTAACAAAGCTTCCAGCTGATGTGACAGGTTTTATCACTGCTCCACATTCAGGATACCGTTTACTTGAAGCTACAACAATTAAGGCAAGTGTATTGAATACTGACAAAGCGGTTAACTTTGTATTGAAGGATGGTAAAGGTAATGAACTTAAGGTTTTAGAAGCAGTAGGCAACGGTATTGTATATACTTCCGACTTAACAAAGGATATATTAACTAATATAGAGCCAAATTATGGGTCCATCGAACTGGTTATTGATGGAAAAGTATATGATAAAATAAGGGTATTCTTTAATCTACCTGAAGAACCGGTTAACCCTGCTGTAGTAGATACTTTCGAATCCTATTATGGAAACGATGAAATGATAGCAATTAAATGGGCAACTAATGCTGCTGCCGGATGCAGTGTAAAACCTATGAATACAGATAAGGCCGGTACTTATAACAATGGAGACTATGGTCTTGCCTTTAAATACAAAATATCAACAGAAAAGTCATCTGAAGGCTGGGCTGGTATTACAAAGTCATTGCCGGTAGGTACAGATTGGTCAGAATTTGACGCTTATCAACTTTGGATTAAACCTGACGGAAATGCACAAAAGTTAGTAATTCAAATAACCTCTAACGGTGAAGATTTTGAAGTTCATCTTCCTGAATTTGCTGCAACCACGGAAGCTAAGCTGTTGACCATTCCTTTCAGTCAGTTTAAAGGAAAGAAAAATGGTACTTTTGATCCAGCAAATGTTTCACAAGTGGGGCTGTGGTGTAATACAATTATACCAGAAGGTCATACAGGAACATGGACAGTAGATTCTGTAATATACTATGATGATATTAAAGCAGTTAAAAAGGCAGAAATAGTTGGTATAGATAATATAACTGCAACTGTTATTGAAGGACAAGCTTATTCTTTACCTTCAAAGGTATACGCAAATCTTGATGACGGTTCATCACAAATACTGAATATAACTTGGGATGATGAAACTGTAGATACAAGTAAAGCAGGAACTTTTACTTTTAATGGTACTGTAGATGGATATGACAAGAAAATTACCTTAACACTTGTAGTAACTTCTAAAACAGGGCCATCGACACCGGAAACATCAACTGCAGAACCATCAATACCTGAATCAGCAACGGTTGTTAATACAAATGCACAAGCTGTTATAGCAGCTATAAACGGTGTAACAAGTAATGGAACTGTAATAGTAGATGTTGCCGATAATAAGCTCGTTGAAAAGGTAATATTTGATAAAATTAAAGGAACAGATAAGACTGTAACATTTAAGCAGGGTGGCATTGAATGGTCCTTCAAGGGTAAAGATATTACCGGAGACACAAAGAACATCGATATGACAGTAAAAATTGCTCCAATTAATAGGGCAGAAACTGCTAATAAGTCAGCTATATCAGATATAGTTAAAAATAAAAATGTTTTGGTTTTATCCTTTACAAATAATGGACAACTACCTGGAAAGGCTAAGATAAGGGTTAAGCTTGATTCTACTTGGATTTCTGATAAGGATAGAAACAATTTATGCCTTTACTATTACAATGAGGCTACAAAAACTATGGAAAGCATAGCTACGGGACTAAAGGCAGATTCTGATGGTTATGTGGAGTTCGAAATAACTCATAACAGCGACTATATTATAACCGATAAGATGCTTACAGCAGAAGCAACCATTGTAAGATTAGGTGGAGCAAACAGATATGAGACAGCGGTTAAGATTTCTCAAGCTGGATGGAAAACTGCTGAGTCAGCAGTTTTGGCTAGAGGCGATGTTTTTGCAGATGCACTATGCGCAATACCTTTTGCAAAGCAGTTAAATGCTCCAATACTTCTAACAATTCCCAAGTCTCTTGATAACAGTGTAAAATCAGAATTACAGAGACTTAAAGTGAAGAAGGTATATATAATCGGTGGAACTGGTGCTGTATCCACAGAAGTAGAAAATATTCTTAATGTGATGGGGATAAGTGTAGAAAGAATAGGGGGTGCCGATAGATATTCAACCTCATTGAAAATAGCTAATAGGCTTACAAAGAAGAGTCAGGTATTCCTGTGCTCTGGAACTAGCTTTGCAGATGCCTTTTCAATATCTTCCTATGTGGCATTATCAGGTAGTCCTATACTTTTTGCTGGCATAGATAAGTTGCCTGATGAAGCTGCTAAGTTCATTAAGGATAACAATAGTAAGGTATATGTAATAGGTGGAACGGGAGTAGTTTCTGACAGCGTCGTAAAAGGTATAACAGGCTTGGAGAGAGTATCAGGAGCAGACAGATATGAGACAAATCTAGCAATACTAAATAAGTTTGCCGGAGATTTAGATTTCTCAAAGGTATATTATGCAACCGGAAAGGTATTTG is from Clostridium thermarum and encodes:
- a CDS encoding cell wall-binding repeat-containing protein, translating into MKQRKSKSLISMVVAFAMSLTTVPASIVQASSQDTDATVIYSNDFEDSSKLPSGFNAAENVNGSKALDVDVAADPSSQWDELAEIKLVLSPKYSQAINLGAKLKMDLLLPEEATFDGGFKVAGVLQTAGWDWNQNDVGPIAVSDFTKVEGYNLATVEVPFKTINNNTELNQITIKIVGYECNYKGKVYLDNVSLIDGTSDPSTGGEEVIFINDFEDASNLPFNKDENDLVDVVTGKAVRYAVEFSPDNGWDQTSWDKENIEMPADVAGPVESDTVLKADLILPKTASFSGTITVKGVVKVGDKWSWTEVGSLVQVKLDDFTESGDYLVKTFEFIFSNQISNIKSIVFQVVGNNSDYKGDIYLDNVKLTMVIGATDKYVTKIEVPVAQTKLDPSKLNIPDSVKLVDEKAIDEIASLYAYLLGVGASDYVIYGHQNDTHHKAVLKDGGSNSDTKDVTGSIAGIVAIDTLSLTGAELHLEDGDDRDFVTAAADLLAAAAEEGAIISLSAHMPNFEIVKNKGKQADGTWDFSGYTPGVTNGNIVTRIMPEGDLNEVFLAYLDLIADLGNQLEEKGIPVLFRPFHENSGSWFWWGAAHCDQAAFKNLWRYTVEYLRDVKDVHNFLYVYSPNGPIPTEEYYLERYPGDDYVDVMAFDYYNNDPDVNDSFIENLKDIITVVEGLAKKHNKLTAVSETGMIPFKVTDNKVPDWFSKVLEVCSTTNMAYYLTWANFDESNMFQPYMVDETRGHEMVDEFVKFYNDERSVFADGIGDYSSIRVTKLPADVTGFITAPHSGYRLLEATTIKASVLNTDKAVNFVLKDGKGNELKVLEAVGNGIVYTSDLTKDILTNIEPNYGSIELVIDGKVYDKIRVFFNLPEEPVNPAVVDTFESYYGNDEMIAIKWATNAAAGCSVKPMNTDKAGTYNNGDYGLAFKYKISTEKSSEGWAGITKSLPVGTDWSEFDAYQLWIKPDGNAQKLVIQITSNGEDFEVHLPEFAATTEAKLLTIPFSQFKGKKNGTFDPANVSQVGLWCNTIIPEGHTGTWTVDSVIYYDDIKAVKKAEIVGIDNITATVIEGQAYSLPSKVYANLDDGSSQILNITWDDETVDTSKAGTFTFNGTVDGYDKKITLTLVVTSKTGPSTPETSTAEPSIPESATVVNTNAQAVIAAINGVTSNGTVIVDVADNKLVEKVIFDKIKGTDKTVTFKQGGIEWSFKGKDITGDTKNIDMTVKIAPINRAETANKSAISDIVKNKNVLVLSFTNNGQLPGKAKIRVKLDSTWISDKDRNNLCLYYYNEATKTMESIATGLKADSDGYVEFEITHNSDYIITDKMLTAEATIVRLGGANRYETAVKISQAGWKTAESAVLARGDVFADALCAIPFAKQLNAPILLTIPKSLDNSVKSELQRLKVKKVYIIGGTGAVSTEVENILNVMGISVERIGGADRYSTSLKIANRLTKKSQVFLCSGTSFADAFSISSYVALSGSPILFAGIDKLPDEAAKFIKDNNSKVYVIGGTGVVSDSVVKGITGLERVSGADRYETNLAILNKFAGDLDFSKVYYATGKVFADALSGSVLAALTGAPVVLVDNVIPEATREYLKSKDSIIREKYILGGESVIPTEIIK
- a CDS encoding SGNH/GDSL hydrolase family protein, producing the protein MLIQENSKLVMIGDSITDAGRNYNVGEGWQDSFGYGYVNLVNGMILSTYPEKKIRIVNKGISGNTIRDLKARWKEDVLDLKPDWLSIMIGINDVWRHYNTPLILENRVGEDEFRENYEEIVSSIRPQLKGLVIMSPYIIEPNKSDVMRAHIDRYGQIAKEVADKNGAIFVDTQKGFDDFCKVYYSAALSLDRIHPNTTGHMIIAKAFLSAVEFNWNK
- a CDS encoding alpha-galactosidase, coding for MGISYSEKSRSFKLDAKDTSYIIAVVDEENFLGHVYFGERIPDEDVNYLMRLEEPPFVPSKNNRDRMSFLDSFPTEYPTFGLGDFRESCLKVNTKSGMTAIGINYVSHKIYKGKPKLQGLPATFGSEEECTTLEITCVDKHLKLEVVLIYTVFENLDAITRSVRIKNNSDEDIQLTRVLSACVDFDRMDMDVLTLHGSWARERHLNRRSVTYGKQAIGSTRGESSHQMNPFLAVMDKTSTEDDGEVYGFNFVYSGNFLAQAEGCQFDTTRVVMGINPEDFAWRLQPGEEFTAPEVVMVYSNEGIGKMSRTFHDLYRNHLIRGEYKDKKRPILINNWEATYFDFNTEKLLDIAREASKLGIEMLVMDDGWFGNRNSDNCALGDWVVNEEKIKGGLKYLVDEVNKLGMKFGIWFEPEMISPGSDLYRAHPDWCIHIEGRVGTLCRNQYVLDLSRKEVRDYIYESLREILLSANIEYVKWDMNRQLSDVGNNILPAGCQREIWHRYVLGVYELMDRLTSEFPHILLENCSGGGARFDPGMLYYSPQIWASDDTDAIERLKIQHGTSMVYPVSAIGSHVSDCPNHTVGRVTPFETRGLVALSGTFGYELDVTRISQEDRDVIPKQIEMYHKYNDLIRKGDLYRIGNIFEKPQFDCVEYVAKDKSEVLVVYIQVLSRPNYHSRRIRLKGLQKDAYYRNEETNEVYSGAALMNAGILIKGLWGDFTGKLYHYIRV